AGCATACTCCGCTTTTTTGCCTGGTTTCCTGTCTCAGCATTCTGAAGAGTAAGACGCTTTCGATAACGTTTGACACCAAGACAACTACTTGTCCTTTCTGACAGAACTACTTTCAGGACTTGACCTTTATACTTGTTGATAGTCTTCATGACATTAATTATCTCTGGTGAATCAACATCAGGATGGTTTAATACCACAACTGGCTGATTACGGCGAGGGCATTTTATCAACTGATTCgttttcagaggaagaagtcGAAGACGCCTTGCTGTCAACAGGTATGACATATCAGAACTTGAAGTGGTTTCTGACTGAGCTCTTGTTTTCCTCTTAGGAAGTTCTCTGAAGCTTGTTTGTCTTGCTTATTTTTGGGACTTTTTGAATAGGGCTTGCTTTGCTTGCTCACATCACTGCTTTTCTGAAATGATGCACTAGTTTGCTTGCTGTTATTTTTAGCACTTGCCTCTCGCTTTGGTCTTTGCCTGAGTGATATAGTTTGGGACTCAGCACTTGGTTCACCCTGATTAGGCAAACATGGGAAATTACTGCTGAGTGCCTCAGAAACACTGACGGGGACCGGGCGAGGCAGAAACATTTCATTGCGATGCACAGGAGCTGATGTTTCACCCCTGTTCTCTATTCCATATGAGCTTTGACTGCTAGTAGCATTCAGTACTCTCAGCATTGTCCCTTTAGGGATAAACACTGGGGTAGCAACATGGGAATTTTTAGTTATCCTGTTTTTAGAAGTTCTTGCAAATGTAAAGAGCTGATCTTCACTGTGTTCTTCACTAACCACACTTCTTCCACCATGTGCTTCAGACGAAGTTGCAGGTTGTTCCACTTCAGTGGCACAATCAGCTCCCTCACAGCTTCCTGAACTTTCTTGATGCAAAAGCAACTTCTTACTAGAAGACTGACATCTCAAGGGCACAGATTTCATGTTAGGTTCAGCAGCAGACATGAGTTGAGCAATCTTTCTACACAGCAATGTTGCTGATTTCTTCCTGCGTGTTGTGTCATCCCATCTGACATCCTCTGGAACATTTTCAGTCCCAGAGCTAAGAGAAAATACAGATGAAATAACAGGTCCTTCAAAAGGACTGCCTTTATTTTCCACCTTCTGTAGTTCAAGTGATTCCAGAAGATGACTACTCTTTTGGCTTGTGGTTTCAGTTCTTTTTACTTTGCTTAAGCCAGATGTTATATCCTCAAAAGCTGGAGTTTTAGTAATGTGAaagttttttcctccttcagaaGATGTAATAAATTTTTTATCAAAACCCTTTCCAGCTATATGTGCTTCAGTAGAGCTGACTGGTAGACTCCTATGTTCTTTGTCAACCCTCTTCACAGACAATGTATCCTTTTCTTTATGGACAGCAGAAAAACTTTTGCCCTCCTGAGCAGCTTCTACTGAAACATTCTTGGAATTTTTACCTTCAGAAACGGAAGCGTATTTTGGACGGTATGTATCTTTGCCTTCTTCATAACAGTACAGATCACTATGCaagttattttttccatctACTTTCCCCCTTGAGGATTTAAGAtcacttttttcttcagcacTGTTCTTCACCAGAGATTGAGAACAAAGTTCTATAACACCTGAATGGACATCAATACCTTTCACCAAATGAAAGCATAATTTTGATGTATCTTCCCTCTGTACAGATACAGAGCTATAGCCTGAGAGCTGAGAATCAGAAGAACAAAAACATTCAGAATTCTTGCCATATGTACTATCCAAATTAAGCTGGTTACTAACACTGGATAATTTGTTTACATTCACTTCCATAGTTAGTAACTCATTTTGACCAACAGAAGACGTTTTCTTTACTTCTTCAGATTGTTCTATACCTTGATTCTCAAGTTCCTCTTCTGCACAGTTCACGGGTTTGTAAGCTGCTTCTTTCATAGGAATTAGTTTAAGAACCAGTTGCTGTGTTCCATTCACTATTTTTAGCTCTACTATCTGAGCTAAACAGTTGGAAGGAACTACAAGTTCAGATGGTGCAATTACTGTTAAAGGCATCCCAGGTTGTAAAGGCTCTGTTTTTGGAGAATAAACCTCAACCTCCACACTTTGATTCTCACATACACTCATTTCAGATGGCTCCAATATTGTCTTATCCTGGACTGATGAAGTGTTTATGCTACATTCTACATTTTGAGATGAGCAGACTGTTTTAGTTGCTTTACTTGGAATCTCACAAACCGTATTTGAAGACAAATTTGAATGTTCATTTTGGAAAGgaattttattgtatttctgctttttacatAAAGTGCTTTGACTCTGCTTCTTTTGCTTGTGGTTCATGAGAGTATTTGACAGGCGTTTTCTGGGTGTTTCATGTACTCTTCTTGTATGTTTAACTATATAGTCATGTCTAACAGCACCATATTCACAGTACTCACACTGATACGGAAAGGTCCCAGTGTGCTTCACCAAATGTCTCTGGAATTCTCCTTTGGTGTAGGATACATAACTACAGTGGGAACAAAGAAACTTAATTTCTTCATGTTGCCCTACGTGCTTTTTATACTGTAAAGGATCCTTTGttgaaaatctgcatttatCACAGTAGTATTTGCCTGGCAGaaaattttttactttaaatgttttctgggttttacttggggtttttctttcaCGTTTTTCATAGTCTGCAGCATTGGCACCTTCAGGAACAAAATCGAAAGGCTGGTGGTTTAATATGACTGCACTTCTTGCAGATGAAATTTCTGTCTTCAGTCCACTCAAGCTTCTTATGCTTCTCTATATCTTGCATTGAaattttctgaacatttctgCACTTTATACAGCTTATCAGTGACAACTTATTGTTCTCAGCCTCAGTTCCTTGGTAACAGCAGTTTTGGTCATCTGCCCCTTTtgacagatttattttatcATCAGATTGCTTTGGGGATGTagttaaagaattatttttatcattaatttGGCCAGAGTACAATCTTGGTAaaatttccctcatttttttcaACTGCATTTCAGATGAAGGAACTCTGCATCATTTTCATTAAACACAACATCAACAGATAGAATGTTTCCTTGGTATTAGTCCTGTGTATAATTTCTTATCAATCAATGATTCAGGCTACCAATCTGCAGAATACAAGCTTTGGAAGAAATGATGTTCAAGCAACTGCATCCATATTATATTCCATGTTCTTAGTCGATCAGATTGCAGCACTgaagaataaaaagcagaatattaAGTCAATTAAGATTCAATGATCACTGAAATACAATGAACTAATAATTGAACTATTAGTGGACTACACCTGAATTACAGAGTGCAAGTTTACTCTCAATATACCACTGATTGTATTCTGTATATACAACCAATAACTCTAAAACATACCAAATCAAATAATCCTTTAACATTTGCTCTCATTCAAAGCATTCACAAATTTGTGTAATTACCTGCTATGCAGCAAAACCTGAAGAGTTTATGGTATTTCTCCCATGACATGAAAAATTTTACACTTAAGAAACATATTTATAAGCCAAACAAGATACTTGATAACAGAACTGAGCAGCAGAGTATGATTTCAGTTCATATAAAGCCTTCAACTCAGGACAAGATATCATGAAACATGTACCTTCCATTCATATGTGAATAGCAGGGAAACAGAATGTGACTAGGATGATTACTAGAAACACAGAACTACTAGTCTGTTTTTAAATCAAAGAATTTTTAAGCTAGCATGGAAATTCCTGACATACAGAAGGAAGTTCTTTTCTAATCAGTGCCAATGTTTCAGATACAAACAGTCTTGAACACTCATTTGTAACAAGATGTGATTTATGCTTCACATGTTCTCAAAGCAATGAAGTCAAAACAATCTGTGGctgcaaaattaattactttttcttctattaatATTACAGTGTAATCACTTCTATATATGTGGACAATCATATAAATAATTCACTTCATCCTAATAAAACAGAATGTCAATCaagcaaaataaacaatgcaaCATAAGGCAGAGGGAGATCAGTAATATCACTGTAAAACACCAAATTAACACATGCAATATGTTTGGCCCACAGGTTCCAGCACTCTGTCTCTCTACTATATTTAACAGGAAGAAGATCTCAGCCTTTAAGCTTTTGGCAAGACTATGAAACTActattatttagaaaataaacaatCAAATTAGGCTTTTGAGACATACATGAAGTCCAATCAAcaccttttttatttaacatcATTAGTTATACTGTTGCACACGCTTGCAATTACGAACAGACTCAATTGCATGAGGTTACTTGTTTTCCAATACACCCTACAAAAGGCTTCTGCTCCTGAAGTCCAGATCCTCACCAAGTGTACCTACAGAGATCAGGGCCTGATTGGACTCCAAAAGCACAGTGCTGAGTTCACTTAAGCATATGGTAATCAAGAGTTCACAATAATCATATGGTAATCAAGAAATTAAACTACAGTACtggaaagacattgaggtgccTGAGCGattccagagaagggcaacagagctggtgaaagGTCTAGAGAGTAAATCTTACAAggggtggctgagggagctgggggtttTGAAAAGGGGGCTCGGGGAGACCTTACTGTTCTCTGtaactacctgaaaggaggctgtggctgggtgggtgtcagcctcttctcccaggtaaaaAGTGACAGGAAGAGAGGAAACtgcctcaagttgcaccagagCACATTTAGattgaatattaagaaaaatttttcaTTGAAAGGGTTGTCAATAATTGGAACGGGTTCCCTATGGAACTGGTAGAATTACCTCCTGGGGATGAAGTTAACATCCCTGGGGATATTAAAGACATGTAAAGTGGGCACTCAAGGATATGGTTTAGTGATtagcttggcagtgctgggttacaggttggacttgatgatcttgtaggtcttttccagcctaaataattctgtgatctCCCCAGTGGCTTGACAGGACTAAATATCTGATCCAAGAAGGTTTTCCTGCATCTTATGTGCTCACAACCCAGAAAGCAACCACACTATGGCATCAAAAGCAGCGTAGCCAGCACTTTGAGGGAGGCAATTCTCCCATTCTGCTCTCATGAAACCTCACCTGAactgcagctgcctccagctttGGGGCCCCCAACACAAGGAAGATGTTCAGTGCCTCTCCTCTGGACCCATTCAAAGCTTATCACAGGGCTGAAGCACTTCTCCCacaaggacaggctgagagttggggttgttcagcctaaAGAGGTGGCTTCACAGAGACCTTATAGCACCTTCAAGTACTGAAAGGGGGCTTCcaagaaggctggagagggacttttcacaagggcattcagtgataggacaagggggaatggcttcaagcTGAAGAAAGGTAGACTTaagttagatattaggaagaaattcattactgtgagggtggtgaggcactggaacaggctgtgcagagaagctgtggatgccccatccctggcagtgttcaaagccaagctggatggagccctgagcaatctggtctagtggaaagcATTCTTTCTCATGGCAGGAGGTTGAACtaggtctcttccaacacaaCCCACTCAGTGATTCCATGATCTTCCTTATACTCCATCAATATCCATAAGTGCTGTATCAATGCTGCCCTAAATACAGGGCTCTTCAAAGTGTTCTGATGTAGTCACAATCAGCAAAAGTAAGTTAGAAAACTGGTTAGGGACAACATAACAAGCTTTTCACTCTTAAGCAGATGGATGGGTGTACACTAAAACTCCTTAGTGGGTAGCTCTAGAACTGTAGTAATCTCGTCTCATTGCAATGCAGAGAGCTGTGataatacaatttaaaaaaaacaaatcaatggCAGCCTtgcaggaaggaggaaagtATACCTGATTGCTGTATCATGATCTGGAGAATTTTCTTCAAGCAATTCTAGCGTGGACAACATTATGTGCTCTATTACCCTGATTCTAAAGAAGACTGAAAAGCAAATTGTTTGTGGTAGTTCAGATGGAACATCCTTCCCTGGCTAGTACCACTTCCTAGACTTAAGACTAACCTGCTGACACAAGAGTGTGGTGGTAGGCCTATGTTCAGGACATCCACTGTTTTGTTTCAGGAGAAAGATGATAAGAGATCTTGATAAGCTCAAGAACCAGACCAAAGATGCTTTATGCATTTCTATACAGCTTTAAGGAAGAAGTAACATGGCATTTGAAAGGAAATGGGGAAGCTATATCAGTATTTGCCTTCTTCTGTTGTTAACATCTATCCATTAATACTGAAACTGCCCTCCATGTGAACTAACTGAAAAGCAATGTATAGAGAATTTATGCCATCAACATCCTtgatcacaaaaaaaaaaaaaaaagtataaaccCAGAgaattttcttgtattttttaaacTCAGTAGATTTCACTTTATGGGAGAACATGAAAAAGAACCCACAACCTTTAAAGGACAAGAAAGTACAAGAAACAAGGTCCAACATTTTCAGAAGACTTCAATTTAACAGCTCTGGGCTTCTCAATCCAAGACTATGCCAGAAAAATTTAATAGAGGTAATTCAAAGAACAGCTTTGTGCCCTCCCAATCTCTTGCCCACCCCATGGCTACTCAATAGAgtggggggggaaagaaaacctTGACATTGTGCAAACATTGTTcagcaacaaccaaaacacCAGTCTGTTATCAAGACTGTTTTAGCCACAGCACTGTACAGGCTGCTTTCAAGAAAtttaactccatcccagctaGACCCAGTAAAAGGTAAAGAACTGAATAACCAGCTGATGTTGAAGTAACATCTCTGCTGTCTTCCTAGCTAGTTTTTTAACCATGCACCCTGAACACTGACCAGTTAATAACAAAGGTTTTGATACAAATAGCtcaaatttatatttattttggatAAAACAAGTCCAAAATTATATTGTAATTTCATgcctgtattaaaaaaaaaatttcagaaagcCAAGATCATCAATGTACACAGGGAGGCGAACATTACATAAATTCACagatggggagggggaggaattCCCCTAAAGATTTGTTTTGGTATTTGAAGGATTGGCAGAAACATGCTTCAGAAGatttaattaaaagataatCGATTTTATAATCATATGCAGTGCACATAGACCAACccaaaaaatatcattaaagGAGGACCTCGAAGTCTACAAAGAGTCTCAATAGCAAacatgggaatgggatggatgaaaaatgaaatgagagACACTAAGAGTGTCAAAGTCAATTCCAGTTACTGTCTTCACAGGAatgaattcagaaaaataaaaaaatatattaagaaatACAACTAAGTACCCAAATtaggaaacattaaaaaaaatagagaatctagtttggagaggaaaaaaaaaacaaagcacatgGAAAAGAGACATCACAAGAAAGATAAACCAAATTTTCCCATTCACTCCTACAGAACACCTGCAACTCAGTGACATTAAAAGGTCAGCATTCAATGAAACAAACATTTCCACCTTTCACACAACAGTATCATATCTTGAACTTTGCTGCTCAAGACACAAGAGACTAAGAGatgcacagaaatgaaaaggcaTTCCAAACTCTGGATATCCCAGCTACATAAAGGTTAAAAAACAAAGATGCAttgaaacaaaggaaaataggaCGAAACATCCTCTGCAGCCTGACTATGCCAAATTCAACCAGTACAAGGGTTTTTGCACTGCAGTAGGTTACAAACCACTGATGTGGCCACTGTCAGACTGGAAATTTCTATTTACttcaaatacataaaaaattTGTTCATCATTTCAAAGAAGAATATGTACATTCCAAGGCTTTAGGTTCCTTTAGTGCAAACTACATGCTGCTATCAATGAAAAGGGCGTGATGAGCAGGATGCATTTAGCCTATGTGAACAAATAAATGAGCCCTTACTTCAGCAAAGCACACACCTCTCATGCACAAAGATCACAGACTGCAGCCAATAATCAGGGTGTGCTTTGGTAGTGAAAAGCCCATATAAGTCATCCCTaagaaaaacaagtttaaaCAGAATTGGAAGACACTGTGCATCACTGCATCAGGAGGATGCAGTGTATAAAATTTGAGCCACTGTGAAAAATGTCAATCTCTATGCATGCTTAAAATTACCCTGCCTGTATTTTgcaattatataaatatatacatacatatatatatatatatatacactgaCTGTTTAACATAACTACCTCTGTTCAGCAGAGTTAACTGTTCTACTGACCCAACTACACAGCTGCCAATTACCAGTCATTAATTTTAGGCCTAATGACTGGGAGAGAGCCAAAGTGCTTCACTCAAGTATTACATATtgcattaattaaaataattaattttgtattaaaaacaaacaattcAAATGAACCAAAGAAATTTCGTCTACAagtatttcttcttaaaaagcCATTTTGTCTCACAATAACAGCTCATCACACAGTCGTAACAGTTCTTGGTTTTCAGATGAAATTCACATGAggtttttcaaagcaaaatgaatgAAGAATGACAATGCAGACAATTAAGAAAAGCAAGGACCATGCACCAAGTTTTCAGAgctcatttttattaaaaaatatacagtTCTTTCactctacagaaaaaaatcaattacaCTTAAAATGTTTATTACTTACAAAGTCATGCAAAACACCGATTGAAAGGAAATCACTATTTTTTGAATGCATAAGTGAAAAATTGTCCAATCTACTAACGTTTTTTGGCATTGTATGGATGCAGGTACATGTATGTACCATGCAGCATTCTACTGAAATGGAGGTTGCTTCCCTGCGGCTCTAGGAACAAGGCCTAGCTTAATTTGTATCTGAAAGAGACACATTTCTGTCATATCATTCAACTGCTTGGTGGTCTTCCTGCAAAAAGCTACACAAGGCATTACCAAATAACTACTGTATCAAAAGCAGTATTCTAGAGTGCTCCGAGACGTTTATAGAGTTGTTTATCATTACATGcatgatctttttttttaaatctgtgctGGTCATTTCATCATTTCACACAATTTACAATGATTTTCAAAGTCTTTCTGCATATCCAGAGCATACCGACTAGTATAAAGCATTACCCTACTCTTGAGCTCTAAGGCCTGTAGGAAATACAGCAAGGAAGTATGGCACTGAAGAAAATGGGAGAAGAGGGGGAAGAGTGCCATTAAAAGCACATATCCCTCCATACCCTCATCTCAAAGCACTCATGTAGATGTTAAAATTGATTTCCACAGATTTAATTCCTGATAAAATTAGCCACATACTGTTTGTACGTGCAAGAAAAGAGCCTTGACTGTAACCACCTACTGCAGTAACAATGCACAACAGACTGCTAGAAAAATCCTGTAAAACACCACTAGTCTTCTTAACTATAAAGcagactttttaaattaaatgtacaTTGCAGGACATTTTGGCTACATATACGATAACACTGGATTattaatttagaagaaaatcGGCTTATACACCTAAATTACTTGAAGTGTCCAATGTAACACTTTTCAATGATAGACTGTCTTGCAACAAAATTCAACATGGGATTCAATTAAGCCAATCTTATGCCCAAACACTCAAAAGAACCTTATCTGCACACAAAACACAGGACGTTCTATTTTGATCATGAAAACATTTACTAACCCGAGAGCTCCTTTTCTTCAGGATGACCAAGACGACAAACCTGGACAACAGCTTTAGTCCAGACGAGTCCAAAGCGGCCTGATGGCGTCCACGAGACAGCAAGCACCAAAAACCTCCTTTTCTTGGGCATCCAGCCCACCCACGCACCAGCGCTGCCGGCTCTCCGCGGAAGGGCGGCCTCCCCCGGCCGCTGCCTGTCCGAGGCGGCCCGAGGAGCGCGGCGCCGCGGGGGAtgcggagcggggcgggcgctgCGCGGGCCCGAGCGCAAcctccgcccgccgccgccgccgcgcacTGCCGCCGCCGGCCCGCAGGGGGCAGCACCGCGCGCCGcgcccgctccggccccgcggccccgcgcaGGGAGGGCGGCGGGAGCCGCGGGCCCGGGGCCTTACCTGGCTCGGAGCGGGACGAGGGGGATGGAGGAAGGGCAGCGTCCCTGGGCGCTGACCCCgccagccgccgccgccgctgccgtTGTCTCCGGACACAGGAGGAGCGCAGCGCCGCCCCGCGTCCCGCGCGGCCGCTGCCGCCCCGCCCTGCGGCGCTCATTCCGGCAGGGAGGGCGAGCGAgccccccgccgccggcccggcccggcccccgcccgcgCGGCGGCGGAACTGACCTCagcgcgccccgcccgccgcgcgTAGAGCTCTACCGAGCCCGGCACCTGCCCGCCGCCCGGCCCTGCGGCACCGGCGCTGCCCCGCCGAGAGCACAGCCCGGGGAGCCCGCGCTGCGCCCCGTGAGGGGATGCCCGGTCGGGTTGGCGCCCGCTGGCCACGCTGACACAACAGGCCAAAGGATGCGCCGTTGTTCCCAATAAAACCTCTCTACCTCCCTTCGATCCCGTTGGGTTTCGCTAGGGTATGGTGTGGGCACACATTTCATGGGCATCACTCAGTAAAGTACTGCAATGACGTGGTTGTGTATTTTCATATCCTTCCTATGGAATCCAGGTGTTTTTTGAAATTAAGTGTTCTTAGCAAAAtttgaagggagaaaaagagggtTTAATTGACTGCGTATTGCCCTATAAAGTACCTTTGATGTCACTGCATTATCAAATCACTgcactttaaaaacaaaccatgTCTAACACAGTCTTGCCAGATGAGGTCTTTGGAATTAAGCTTTTTCGTACGTGTCTTCAGAGTTGAACCCTGTTGCTGTGACACATTTTCCAATCTGTTCTCTACTGGAATGATTTGAGAGTGCTTGATCTTGTCTAGGCATGGACATACATCCTCAGGGATCTTGGATTTTGGGATAGGCTCTTCAGatcacaaaaaaagaaaagggaaagctATATACCGGGAAGTGTGGGGAGAAAGAATCCTCTCAATTGTAATTGCTTTAGTTACAAAATGAGATCTTGCCTTCAAGAGTGTTGCATCTTTTGATTAGCCGTGTAAGAAAGCATTCTCAATGCCAGTTTGGAACACTGTCGTTTACTGAGTATCTTTAAACTTGTGAAGAAAGTTTTCTGGCTAATAGAGCCTGTTGGGATTTCTAGAAAACTGTAATGGCCTAAGACCAAGTGTCTTGGCATGAATAGCTGGTGGAGTGTGTGTGGTCCTTGTAGCATAGAGATGATGGGTGTTCTGCTGGATCAATCCAACATACAATGGACCTGCTCAACATACAAGTGACTTGAAAAGGGAGCTGGGCACTCAGGTGACAGCCTTCTGATCATACCAAGCTATTGAGGGACCTGAGGACAAAAACCGACTCAAGATCTGGGAAGGACATTGTGCAGCTGAATAACTAGACATAAAATGGCAGATTAGATTTTGGATAGATAAAGGTGATGCACAGTGAAGAAAAACATCCtgacttcaaataaaaaatcaaCTCTAAGCTGACTAGTACTGTGCAGGAGCAAAATCTTGGCCTTAGAAAAGGTTTTTGTGAAAATCTCACTTCAGTGCTTAATCGAGTTGATAAAAATAAGCCTTATGCTGAGATTTGAAAGAAAGCAGACAACAAAGCAGATTAATGCTGCTGTGTAAATTCACagttaaacacattttaaaagctctttgaGTTTTTAAGTTGCCTCAGCTCAGGAAAGACAGAATAGTAGTGGAAAAGGTTCAGTGAAAGGTAAAAAGGATGATCAAAAGTACTTTACTCTCAACTTCACAAAAGAAAGGAAGCTAAGGAAGCttctatcaaaaaaaaaaaaagaaaattgataaAACAAAGGGCTAAAAATCATGAGTGATCGCTGAAATTTTGAGCAGTTACAGAGTTACAGTTGCAAGTTGTGTGTGTGGATCCCATGAAAGCCACCAGGGACAATTTACAATTATTGACTGGTGTCAGCTATTCTGCAAAGGTGATTATGCACTGTTATGAAAGTTTACTTCCCTAACTGTTAAATCAATCAGTCTTTGTAATACGAACATGTATTCACTTTGTTGCCATGTATTAGTTCACATAATACAGTGAAATGGAATGAGATAGTGGAATTTTACTGGAGACTTTGAGTTTGTTCATACTCAAGTAAAACAAACTAaaggacagcccagccctggaaatAAGGACTTTGCTTCTTGGAAGCATAGAACTGTCCATGAAAGATAAAGGACACCCATGGACAACCCAGATAAAGCCAGAATTCTAGTCACTCTAATATGTCTTTGAAACCCTTCCAGTGTCATCTGGCAAAACTGACCCCAGGGACATCTGGACCAATAGACAAGCAGCCAGAATGCTGCAAGAACACAGTTGCCTGGCAAAATTTTACAATTAGAAATCAGTAGTGCGGGTCCTAGTCATTAGTCAAATCATGTTCTACTGGAGTGGTTGAAGGGTGTAGGAACCATGCGTAAAACCACATTCAGGGTGACCCAGTTTGGCTGGGACACCTCATGCATGTGAACAAATATTTACTCTTGTAATTCTATACTTTGTTTCCTGGCCTCTCTTGGTCAGCACCAATTGTTGCAAATTTTCATAAAAGTGAACTAACTACACATAGCAGATCGGTTttttcaaaaacagaaaaattaggAACATTCCTAAAATACAagattataatattttatacaaTAATTCAAGAAGTAGTTTGCTAGCCAACAGGTTTTCCCACCTCATCTGTCTGTATCTGAGAAAGTTCAGACTGCAATAAATATACTTCATACCAGTAAAATGGAATCAGTTATCTGATACTCAACATTAATTAAGCACTTCTACCTCTCTTTCTAAGATATGTGTAGCTACCCAGCTCTGAGGTTAGAATGACAATTTCCTCTAACAAATGCAAATAGAGTATTCAGTATTTAAATAAGGCCAAACAATGTCATCCAGGAAAAGCCTTGTTATAGAATGCTCCAGAGACAATTTGCATCTTCCTCAGTGTTTTACAGCTACATAAATTCAGTCTCTCTCCTGTGTTTTCTAACCTCTAATCGTTCAAAGCCACTCAATTTCGTGTCCATGCTGAATGCTC
The window above is part of the Molothrus ater isolate BHLD 08-10-18 breed brown headed cowbird chromosome 4, BPBGC_Mater_1.1, whole genome shotgun sequence genome. Proteins encoded here:
- the ZNF518B gene encoding LOW QUALITY PROTEIN: zinc finger protein 518B (The sequence of the model RefSeq protein was modified relative to this genomic sequence to represent the inferred CDS: inserted 1 base in 1 codon; deleted 1 base in 1 codon) yields the protein MQLKKMREILPRLYSGQINDKNNSLTTSPKQSDDKINLSKGADDQNCCYQGTEAENNKLSLISCIKCRNVQKISMQDIEKHKKLEWTEDRNFICKKCSHIKPPAFDFVPEGANAADYEKRERKTPSKTQKTFKVKNFLPGKYYCDKCRFSTKDPLQYKKHVGQHEEIKFLCSHCSYVSYTKGEFQRHLVKHTGTFPYQCEYCEYGAVRHDYIVKHTRRVHETPRKRLSNTLMNHKQKKQSQSTLCKKQKYNKIPFQNEHSNLSSNTVCEIPSKATKTVCSSQNVECSINTSSVQDKTILEPSEMSVCENQSVEVEVYSPKTEPLQPGMPLTVIAPSELVVPSNCLAQIVELKIVNGTQQLVLKLIPMKEAAYKPVNCAEEELENQGIEQSEEVKKTSSVGQNELLTMEVNVNKLSSVSNQLNLDSTYGKNSECFCSSDSQLSGYSSVSVQREDTSKLCFHLVKGIDVHSGVIELCSQSLVKNSAEEKSDLKSSRGKVDGKNNLHSDLYCYEEGKDTYRPKYASVSEGKNSKNVSVEAAQEGKSFSAVHKEKDTLSVKRVDKEHRSLPVSSTEAHIAGKGFDKKFITSSEGGKNFHITKTPAFEDITSGLSKVKRTETTSQKSSHLLESLELQKVENKGSPFEGPVISSVFSLSSGTENVPEDVRWDDTTRRKKSATLLCRKIAQLMSAAEPNMKSVPLRCQSSSKKLLLHQESSGSCEGADCATEVEQPATSSEAHGGRSVVSEEHSEDQLFTFARTSKNRITKNSHVATPVFIPKGTMLRVLNATSSQSSYGIENRGETSAPVHRNEMFLPRPVPVSVSEALSSNFPCLPNQGEPSAESQTISLRQRPKREASAKNNSKQTSASFQKSSDVSKQSKPYSKSPKNKXRQTSFRELPKRKTRAQSETTSSSDMSYLLTARRLRLLPLKTNQLIKCPRRNQPVVVLNHPDVDSPEIINVMKTINKYKGQVLKVVLSERTSSCLGVKRYRKRLTLQNAETGNQAKKRSMLKMKLKKTHKNNYQVVEASPAEALRCLFKCWFCGRVYMDQEEWISHGQRHLIEATKGWDVLSLQAKKR